In the Limanda limanda chromosome 1, fLimLim1.1, whole genome shotgun sequence genome, one interval contains:
- the scai gene encoding protein SCAI, whose product MTGTETEDDIPLGERKTVTDFCYLLDKSKQLFNGLRDLPQYGHKQWQSYFGRTFDVYTKLWKFQQQHRQILDSRYGLKRWQIGEVASKIGQLYYHYYLRTSETSYLNEAFSFYSAIRQRSYYFQVNKEDRPELVVKKLRYYARYIVVCLLLNKMDLVKVLVKELSEEIEDYTQRFNTEDQLEWNLVLQEVAAFVEADPVVVLNDNNSVVVFSNRMLEGSAPPLEQGMVVGQLILADALIIGNCNNQVKFSELTIDMFRMLQALEREPINLATQTSKQGTLEPNEKPAKRENPHKYLLYKPTFSQLFTFLSASFKELPANSVLLVYLSATGIFPVGHSDYEGPYDFGGVLTNTNRDLVNGETMQKRNQLQKEMHCLHPGDLFPFTRKPLFVIVDSSNSTAYKNFTNLFGQPLVCLLSPTVYPKSVQDQSQRGSLFTLFLYSPLLAFSSMCGLNSVRRGLWDRAQEFLCKVYHDIGQMISRSRTIDQAFLQFFGDEFLRLLLVRFVFCSAALRLHKLFRESRSFPESYPELPKQDTVESSLLQKHVLELATMLDVQGLFWDDSLETY is encoded by the exons ATGACTGGAACTGAGACTGAGGATGATATTCCATTAGGTGAAAGGAAGACTGTCACAGATTTCTGCTACCTCCTGGACAAGTCCAAACAACTCTTCAATGGGCTACG CGACCTTCCTCAGTATGGACACAAGCAGTGGCAATCCTACTTTGGACGGACTTTTGATGTCTACACTAAACTATGGAAATTTCAACAGCAGCACAG gcagATCCTGGACAGTCGGTATGGCTTGAAGAGATGGCAAATTGGGGAAGTTGCATCCAAAATTGGACAGCTATACTACCATTACTA CCTTCGTACCTCAGAAACAAGTTACCTGAATGAGGCGTTTTCATTCTACTCAGCCATTCGTCAGCGATCCTACTATTTTCAGGTCAATAAAGAGGACAG GCCAGAATTAGTAGTGAAGAAGCTTCGATATTATGCTCGCTACATAGTTGTCTGTTTACTGCTGAACAAGATGGACCTTGTCAAAGTTTTGGTTAAG GAGTTATCTGAGGAAATTGAAGATTACACACAGCGATTCAACACAGAAGATCAGTTGGAGTGGAATCTAGTTCTACAGGAAGTGGCAGCTTTCGTGGAG GCAGATCCAGTGGTAGTACTGAATGATAACAATTCTGTCGTCGTCTTCAGCAATCGGATGCTGGAAGGAAGTGCACCTCCATTGGAACAAGGCATGGTGGTTGGCCAGCTCATCCTTGCAGATGCATTGATCATCGGCAACTGTAACAACCAG GTGAAGTTCAGTGAGTTAACCATTGACATGTTTCGCATGCTACAAGCTTTGGAGAGGGAACCTATTAACCTAGCTACACAGACCTCCAAACAAGGAACTCTG GAACCCAATGAGAAGCCAGCTAAACGAGAAAACCCTCACAAGTATTTGCTGTACAAGCCAACATTCAGCcagctttttacttttttgtctGCCTCTTTTAAG GAATTGCCTGCCAACAGTGTTCTGCTTGTTTACCTATCAGCAACTGGAATATTTCCTGTGGGACATTCAGATTATGAAG GACCATATGATTTTGGAGGAGTTCTTACAAATACAAACCGAGATCTGGTGAATGGAGAGACCATGCAGAAGAGGAATCAGCTCCAGAAAGAAATGCACTG CCTTCATCCAGGGGATTTATTCCCTTTTACCCGGAAGCCACTTTTTGTCATTGTGGATTCTTCAAATAGCACAGCCTACAAG AATTTCACAAACCTGTTTGGCCAGCCTCTGGTGTGTCTGCTATCACCTACGGTATATCCCAAAAGTGTACAAG ATCAGTCCCAGCGTGGGAGTCTCTTCACTCTGTTCCTCTACAGTCCACTCCTGGCTTTCTCCTCTATGTGTGGCTTAAACAGTGTGCGACGAGGCCTGTGGGACAGAGCTCAAGAGTTTCTTTGCAAAGTCTACCATGACATTGGGCAGATGATAAGTAGATCACGGACCATAG ATCAAGCCTTTTTGCAATTCTTTGGTGATGAGTTCCTTCGACTGCTTCTGGTCCGTTTTGTTTTCTGCTCAGCTGCACTGAGACTGCATAAACTGTTTCGG GAGTCCCGCAGCTTCCCTGAGTCATATCCTGAGCTGCCCAAACAGGACACAGTGGAGAGCAGCCTCTTGCAGAAGCATGTTTTGGAGCTGGCAACCATGCTAGATGTGCAGGGTCTGTTTTGGGATGATTCACTGGAGACATACTAA